CCTGCAGGACTTGGTGAATGAATACACCGAGAATTCCGAGGACTACCAAATGAGGAATGTATCTGATCGAAATCCGCAAAGTATAACGATTTAATAAAAGGATAAACAATAAAAACAAAGCACCGATGCCAAAGCGAAGCACCAATAGGGAATAGGGGTCAAGCTTCCCGAGTACTGCTTTTGCTGAAACAAAGGAAACTCCCCAAAAACTGATCGATAATAAGGCATAAACAGATGCGGTAACCTTGGTTCGAAACGGGATCATGGCACGGAATCCTTTCTGGCGGACAAGTTTTTTACCATCCTATGCTTGTTTTGGAGGAAGAAGAATCATGAAAAATTATCCAGTGTTATTTACAAAATAATGTAAAACTGAGATAATGAAGCAAATGGTTAAGGAGGGAAAGTAAGTTTATGGAACCAACATCTAATTGCTAATTATTAATTTTATTAATAAGGGATTTTGTACAGAGTGTAAAAAGCCTATATGCATAGGTTTATTTCGTTATGCTCTTTATGGAATTACAGCAATTAGAAGAAAACTTACTTTACTGAATCATGATACGGATTTTTTGGCATAGGCTTATTTGTGCTTGCTGAAAATGTTGATTCAAGACTGTAGGGGATTTCTACGGTCTTTTTTATATGGAAAAAATCGAATAGTAAATGAGTTCTTCTTGGCTGTCCATAAAAGCGTAGCTTCATTATGGATGAAAGAAGGAATGGATATGTTAGAACTGAAAGTGCACGGAATCAAAAAATATATGGAAGCGACGCTGGTCGTGAACAATTTTACATTGGAAGCATTCGAAGGGGAAAAGGTAGGAATCGTAGGCGCGAACGGAAGCGGAAAAAGCACGGTTCTCAAAGTGATTGCCGGAATCGAGAGGATGCATTATTATCCCGGCTACCCTCAGACATCAAGCCCGGGATATGATGAGGGCCTGATTCATCGCCCTAGAGGAGCGTCTTTTGCTTACCTTGAGCAGATGCCATCTTATCCGGCCGGATTGAAAGTAATCGATGTGCTGAACCTTGCTTTTGAAGAGGTTCACGGGATTGAAAAAGAGATGCGCGAGATAGAGGGACAGATGCAGGTGTTGGAAGATGGTGCTCTGGAAAAAGCGCTCAATAAATATAGTGATCTTGTGAATTTATACGAAGCAAGAGGAGGATATGACCAGGAGGAGAAGCTGAGCAAGGTTTGCACTGGGCTTAAGTTTTCCGAGGACTTTTTACAGAGGGATTTCGATTTGCTGAGCGGCGGGGAGAAGACAACTGTGGGTCTCGGGAAGATCCTGGTACACCAGCCTGATATCCTGCTGCTGGATGAGCCGACGAACCACCTCGATATGGAATCGATCGAATGGCTGGAAGGCTTTTTGAAAAATTATAAGGGGATCGTGCTGATTGTCTCGCATGATCGTTATTTCCTTGATAATGTCGTCAATAAGATCGTCGAGATTGAAGATATGGAAACGATCAGCTACAGAGGGAACTATTCTGCTTTTATCAGTCAAAAAGAAGAGAACATGCGGGTGCAATACGATCAGTTCCGCGAGCAGCAGAAGAAAATCAATAATATGGAGAATCAGGTGACGAGCCTGCGCGATTGGGCGCTGCGGGCGGACAATAACAAATTCTTCAGGCGGGCAGCGAGCATCCAGAAGAAGCTCGATAAGCTGGATCGAATCGATAAACCGATTTTTGAGCGCAGGAATATGAGGCTTCATTTTAGCGATGGTATGAGGTCAGGAAAAGAGACGATCAAGGCGATCGATGTCTCCAAGCGTTATGGGGATAAGGTGATTTTTGATAGTGCAGATTTAATGGTTCATTACGGTGAGCGGGTCGGTCTTGTTGGGCCGAATGGCAGCGGCAAGACGACTTTCCTGAAGATGCTTCTAGGTGAAGAACAGCCGGACGCAGGTGTGATTGAGTTGGGCGCAAATGTGATGGCCGCCTATCTGCCTCAGAAAATCGAGTTTAAGAATGAAGAGCTGACGGTGTTGGAGTGTTTCCGTGAGGACATCTCAATTGTCGAAGGAAAAGCACGCGAGTACCTGGCGAAGTTCATGTTTTACAAAAAGAGTGTCTTCAAGAAGGTGAAGTTCCTGTCAGGCGGTGAGAGGATTCGCTTGAAGCTGGCGATGCTGATGTACCAGGATATCAATTTGCTGATCCTCGATGAACCAACGAATCATCTGGATATCGATACGATTGAGACACTGGAAGCAGCACTTGAAGATTTTAAGGGAACGATCTTCTTCATTTCCCACGATCGTTATTTTATCAATAAAATCGGTGAGCGCGTGATTGGCGTTGAGAATGGCGGCTTGAAGAGTTATGAAGGGAATTATGATGATTATAAAAGGGAGAAAGCTAAGCTTGAAGTGGTGTCGAGTGTGAAGGAGAAAAGGATGGAGCGAGTCGAGCAACCTGACCAGGGTGCAAAAAAGGAAAGGGGTCAGCGAGTAGTGAAACCAGACCCTGGTGCGAAGCTTTTGAAAAGGATTGAAAGCCTGGAAAAAGAAATTATGGAACTTGATCTGGTGATGGGCGTCAAACAGGATTATGAGGAGCTGGATCAGCTGTATAGCAGGAAGCAGCATTTGAATACAGAGCTTGAGCTGGCAATGGAAATGTGGCTGAGTGCCGGTGAGTAAGGATGAGGAAGCATGAATTTTTTCATGCTTCTTTTTTTAGTGTGAATTAAACACTATAAATAAGTTGGAAATATAGTAATTTTTACCCTTAAAAAGGAATATTTATGGTATAAATAATAGGTAAAAAGGTTTAGGGGGATTTACGTGACATTATATGGATTATTTGTGCTTATTCATGTGATCGCGGCCGTTGTTGGTTTAGGAGCGAGCTTTGGAATGCCGGTTGTCGCCAAGTTCGGTGCTAAATCAGTAACCAATGCAAAAGTATGTTTTGAGATTAATAAGAAGATAGAAGTATTCGCCAAGGTGGGGTCGATCACCCTGTTGGCAAGCGGGATTTTAATGGCGATCATCAACCCAACATTGTGGTCACAAGGATGGTTCATCGGCTCATTGATTATATACGTGCTGATTCAGCCTATCGTTGCAGGAATGCTTCCAAAGACAATCGAAAAACAGGTCAATATCGTCATGAACAGCAACGACGGCGAATTATCGCCAGAATATCACCAGCTGGATAGAAAAGCCGCAAAGCTTAACGGCATCGCTCATGTCGCAGCCGTTGTACTTATCGTACTTATGTCAACAAAACCATTCTAGGGGGAAATGAAAATGCAAGCAAAGCCAATGTTTTATGATGGACACGGAGAAAACAAACAGGTTGCTGAAGCGACCCAGCCAACAAGAATCGTCATTACAGAAGAGATGAGGAAATCCATCGGCGGAAATCCTTATGTGTTTGTAAAATAGGTTGATCAAGGGAGAGCGCTAGCCATATTGGCTGGCGCTTTTTTTGTTGTTTAGGACTGCGGGCGGGGGAGTTATTAGGAGAAGGCTGAGTTCGGACAAGTTTGGCGGCAGGAGAATGAAAGCTGTCAGAAGAAGGAGGGACTTAAGCCAGGTTTGGCGCTAAACGAGGGAAAGCTGTCAGAAGAAGGAGGAACTTAAGACAGGTTTGGGTTCAACAAGCCAAAAGCTGTCAAGAAACCGAAGTTATTAAGACAGGTTTGAGGTCAACAAGCCCAAAGCTGTCAAGAAACTGAAGGAATTAAGACAGGTTTAGTTCCAACAAGCCAAAAGCTGTCAAGAAACCGAAGTTATTAAGACAGGTTTGAGGTCAACAAGCCCAAAGCTGTCAAGAAAGCGAAGGAATTAAGACAGGTTTGAGCTCAACAAGCGAAAAGCTGTCAAGAAACCGGAGGAATTAAGACAGGTTTGGATCCAACAAGCGAAAAGCTGTCAAGAAACCGAAGTTATTAAGACAGGATTGGGTTCAACAAGCAAAAAGCTGTCAAGAAACCGAAGTTATTAAGACAGGTTTGGGTCCAACAAGCGAAAAGCTGTCAAGAAACCGAGGTTATTAAGACAGGATTGGGTCCAACAAGCGAAAAGCTGTCAAGAAACCGGAGGAATTAAGACAGGTTTGGATCCAACAAGCGAAAAGCTGTCAAGAAACCGAAGTTATTAAGACAGGTTTGAGTTCAACAAGCGAAAAGCTGTCAAGAAACCGGAGGAATTAAGACAGGTTTGGATCCAACAAGCGAAAAGCTGTCAAGAAACCGAAGTTATTAAGACAGGATTGGGTTCAACAAGCAAAAAGCTGTCAAGAAACCGAAGTTATTAAGACAGGTTTGGGTCCAACAAGCACAAAGCTGTCAAGAAAATGAAGGAATTAAGACAGGTCTGAGGTCAGCAAGCCCAAAGCTGTCAAGAAAACAAATTTATTAAGACAAGTTAGGGTGCAATAAGCGAAATGATGTATGAATGGGTGGCTCAAATCACAATCATTTCCTTCGCATGTGTTTTTTCACTCGAAAATAGGAAAATATATGATAAAGGCAGGTGATCTAGATGAGTGTGTTTTCGGTAAATGGAAAGGTCGATAAGGGTAGGCTACTGAAGGAGCTGCTGATTCCGGTTGTTGGCGGTATGGTGACGGGTTTGATTGCGACCCGGAAGGCGAAGGAGAAGTACCGCAAGCTTGAGAGGCCGGATTATGCGCCGCCTTCGTGGGTGTTTCCGGTGATGTGGACAGGCCTGTACGCGACGATGGGGCTGGCGAATTACCGGGTGTCGATGAAGAAGAAACCGACTGCCACCGCGGAGGCTCTTTATGATATCCAGCTTGGATTGAACTTTCTTTGGTCGTTCTTATTTTTCAAATGGAACCTTCGCGGAGCGGCGTTTGCGGAGATTGGCTTGTTACTAGGCATGATTACGTTGACAACTTATCAATACTATCAAAAAGATAAAGTTGCCGGCCGATTGATGCTGCCGTATATAGCATGGGTTGCTTATGCGCTTCAGCTCAATTACAGCATGTGGAAACTGAATAAGGAATAATTTTTTACTGAATTATGCAACTATTTTAATCTATCCTCCGTCTAAACTAATAGACTACCAATAATTCTAAAAATTGGGTGAATAAAAGTTTGCTAGAGTGGGAATAATAGAACCAACAGCATATTAATAACGGAGGTAGATTAAGATGAAACAAATCAAGGAATTCATGAATGAAGAAGGTTTTGAATTAAAAGGTTATATTTCACAGTTGTTTGAACAAGCTTCTGATAAAAATGATAAGAAAAAACGCTGATCGCGGGTTAAGCTGATCAGCGTTTTTTCATTTGCTCCAAGACTTCGTCGATTTGGGCATGGTCCTCTGGTGACTCATCGATATGCTTCCACAAGAGTTTGCCTTGTGCTGAATAGAGCCAGGTTCCTCCCTGGATATACACATCCTGTGTTTTCATCGATTTCATGACGAATTCTTTCTGCTTTTCTTCTTTAGGTATAAAATCCTTGACCTGCCCCGTAATGAACCCGAAGCCTGCTTTCGCGAGAAGTTTCCATTTCGGCATCGTTTTGTGTCCCATGCCCCGATACGCTTTCCGCGAAGGGTCACCTAAAATCGGAAAAGGGAATGGCCCGAACTGGTCCACAAATTGCTTGATAAATGTTCCTTTTGAAGGAGCAACCGCAATGACCTGGTAGCCTGCTGCTTCTACTTCATTTATTCGCTCGCGCAACTGCGCAAGGTATTGTCGGCAGATTGGTCAGCCGAGGTGGCGGACAAATACTACCATTGTTTTCCGGCCTTGAATGGCTTCTTCTAATGTGATGGTTTGCTCAGTATTGGTAGTTTCCAGTACATAATCCATCAAATCACATCCTTTAGTAAAAGCATATAGAAGTTCCTCCGTAATGAAAAGTTTGGATGCTGTCGAAAAATATTTTTGCAATTTTATGAAAATAAATCATAAAATAAACTAACCAGTCGGTTTATTTTAAAAATCTAAGGAGGGATTTTTCATGAAAGTCGAAATCAAGAGGTTAAGTGATTGTCCGTTAAAAGATGGAGTAGAGGCTTATAATCGAGGGTTTGAAGGTTATTTTTACGACCAGGCAAAAACGATTGAGACATTTGCGAGCCGCTTCGGACTGGAAGGGATTTCGCCGGAGCACTCTGTTGTTGCTTACTATGAAGGCAAGCCTGCCGGAATAGTGCTAAGCGGTATCAAGAGAATGAATGGTGAGGTGATTGCCTGGAATGGCGGGACCGGGGTAGCGAAGGAGCTGAGGGGAAAGGGGATAGGGAAGCAACTGATGAATACGGCACTGGATATTTACAGGGAGAACCAGGTGAAGTACGCAACTCTCGAGGCGATTTCCAGAAATGAAGGTGCCATTCAAATATATCAATCTCTTGGTTTTAAGCTCGTTAAGAAGATGAAATTCCTTCAGTATAATGAGCAATTTCCAGAAGGCATATTTAACAACACCGCGACTTATCATGCCGAGCACGTAGCACCGATTGAATTAAGCCGGGTTAATTTTTACCGGCATGAAACCTCTTGGCAAAATCATAGAGACAATGTTCACGGTGGGAATGCAGTTATCCTGTGGGATGAGCAAAACGAGATTGCGGGTTACTCTCTTTTTAAAAAGTTTTATAAAGAGGGAACAGTTTCAAATATTGGTCTGCTGCAGCTGGAAGTCGCGAAAGGCCGGGACGATCGGCAAGATATCATGAAGGCGCTTCTGAAATATTCTTTCTCTCCGCTGGACAGGACTCTTCAAAGAACGACGGTCAATACGCCCGAAGAGAATACTGAG
This portion of the Mesobacillus sp. S13 genome encodes:
- the abc-f gene encoding ribosomal protection-like ABC-F family protein, with the translated sequence MLELKVHGIKKYMEATLVVNNFTLEAFEGEKVGIVGANGSGKSTVLKVIAGIERMHYYPGYPQTSSPGYDEGLIHRPRGASFAYLEQMPSYPAGLKVIDVLNLAFEEVHGIEKEMREIEGQMQVLEDGALEKALNKYSDLVNLYEARGGYDQEEKLSKVCTGLKFSEDFLQRDFDLLSGGEKTTVGLGKILVHQPDILLLDEPTNHLDMESIEWLEGFLKNYKGIVLIVSHDRYFLDNVVNKIVEIEDMETISYRGNYSAFISQKEENMRVQYDQFREQQKKINNMENQVTSLRDWALRADNNKFFRRAASIQKKLDKLDRIDKPIFERRNMRLHFSDGMRSGKETIKAIDVSKRYGDKVIFDSADLMVHYGERVGLVGPNGSGKTTFLKMLLGEEQPDAGVIELGANVMAAYLPQKIEFKNEELTVLECFREDISIVEGKAREYLAKFMFYKKSVFKKVKFLSGGERIRLKLAMLMYQDINLLILDEPTNHLDIDTIETLEAALEDFKGTIFFISHDRYFINKIGERVIGVENGGLKSYEGNYDDYKREKAKLEVVSSVKEKRMERVEQPDQGAKKERGQRVVKPDPGAKLLKRIESLEKEIMELDLVMGVKQDYEELDQLYSRKQHLNTELELAMEMWLSAGE
- a CDS encoding DUF2269 family protein is translated as MTLYGLFVLIHVIAAVVGLGASFGMPVVAKFGAKSVTNAKVCFEINKKIEVFAKVGSITLLASGILMAIINPTLWSQGWFIGSLIIYVLIQPIVAGMLPKTIEKQVNIVMNSNDGELSPEYHQLDRKAAKLNGIAHVAAVVLIVLMSTKPF
- a CDS encoding TspO/MBR family protein; its protein translation is MSVFSVNGKVDKGRLLKELLIPVVGGMVTGLIATRKAKEKYRKLERPDYAPPSWVFPVMWTGLYATMGLANYRVSMKKKPTATAEALYDIQLGLNFLWSFLFFKWNLRGAAFAEIGLLLGMITLTTYQYYQKDKVAGRLMLPYIAWVAYALQLNYSMWKLNKE
- a CDS encoding peroxiredoxin-like family protein; amino-acid sequence: MCRQYLAQLRERINEVEAAGYQVIAVAPSKGTFIKQFVDQFGPFPFPILGDPSRKAYRGMGHKTMPKWKLLAKAGFGFITGQVKDFIPKEEKQKEFVMKSMKTQDVYIQGGTWLYSAQGKLLWKHIDESPEDHAQIDEVLEQMKKR
- a CDS encoding GNAT family N-acetyltransferase; the protein is MKVEIKRLSDCPLKDGVEAYNRGFEGYFYDQAKTIETFASRFGLEGISPEHSVVAYYEGKPAGIVLSGIKRMNGEVIAWNGGTGVAKELRGKGIGKQLMNTALDIYRENQVKYATLEAISRNEGAIQIYQSLGFKLVKKMKFLQYNEQFPEGIFNNTATYHAEHVAPIELSRVNFYRHETSWQNHRDNVHGGNAVILWDEQNEIAGYSLFKKFYKEGTVSNIGLLQLEVAKGRDDRQDIMKALLKYSFSPLDRTLQRTTVNTPEENTELLELLAECGFEQWEEQVWMVKELYNS